The uncultured Treponema sp. genome includes a region encoding these proteins:
- a CDS encoding tetratricopeptide repeat protein, translating into MSYLIAGVIMIALVAVLTLFMGKNGGSTKEKKTSNRNKAQIIKEANKKLAKNPHDPAGLIPLGDVYFSSQIWDKAYLIYNDISKLDSKSGVVNLGECFLRLGISALQLGKNPEAVQALVSAYKINSVSFENNFYLGKAMFNQKLYEKSVPLFKKAILAKPESSGVYFLLAQSLYFAKKYRESLSFFKKALDEDPSNKEALFNMSDAMFQEGRGDRAIKIFMHLRADPVYGARSCLRAGVFHTKINDLNSAIQDYEIGLKHENEPSDIRVEIEYNLARCYFEKKQIAKGLALLKAIRNSVQNYKDVNSLINRYQELSQNSNLQIYISANSNDFVTLCRKFILTKYKNSNVKIQNIENDSLYTDILTEIFAATWQDVVLFRFFRTTGSVGEIYIREFHEHMSDVNAERGFCVSAGIFSEESKKYIEGRPIDLIEKTELTKILKQISI; encoded by the coding sequence ATGTCATATCTTATTGCTGGCGTTATAATGATTGCTCTTGTTGCAGTTCTTACTTTGTTCATGGGAAAAAATGGCGGCAGCACCAAAGAGAAAAAAACTAGCAATAGGAATAAAGCTCAGATTATAAAAGAGGCGAATAAAAAACTTGCGAAAAATCCGCATGACCCGGCAGGACTTATTCCGCTTGGCGATGTTTATTTTTCGAGCCAAATTTGGGACAAGGCATATTTGATTTATAACGACATTTCAAAACTTGATTCAAAATCTGGAGTTGTTAATCTAGGCGAGTGTTTTTTGCGGCTTGGAATTAGCGCGCTTCAGCTTGGAAAAAATCCAGAAGCGGTTCAAGCTTTGGTGAGTGCATACAAAATAAATTCGGTTAGCTTTGAAAATAATTTTTATCTTGGCAAGGCGATGTTCAACCAAAAGCTTTATGAAAAATCTGTGCCTTTGTTTAAAAAAGCGATTCTTGCCAAACCTGAATCTTCTGGCGTTTATTTTTTGCTTGCACAAAGCCTTTATTTTGCCAAAAAGTACCGCGAAAGTCTTTCATTTTTTAAAAAAGCCCTTGATGAAGATCCTTCAAACAAAGAAGCGCTTTTCAATATGTCGGATGCAATGTTTCAGGAAGGACGTGGCGACCGTGCTATAAAAATTTTCATGCATCTTAGAGCTGATCCAGTTTATGGCGCAAGGTCTTGTCTTAGGGCTGGAGTTTTTCATACAAAAATAAATGATTTGAATTCCGCAATTCAGGATTATGAAATCGGACTTAAGCACGAAAACGAGCCTTCTGACATAAGGGTTGAAATTGAATACAATCTTGCACGTTGCTATTTTGAAAAGAAGCAGATTGCAAAAGGCCTTGCGCTTTTAAAGGCAATCCGAAATTCTGTTCAAAATTATAAAGATGTAAATTCGCTTATAAACCGTTATCAGGAGCTAAGCCAGAACAGCAATTTGCAAATTTATATTTCCGCAAACAGCAACGATTTTGTAACGCTTTGCCGGAAATTTATTTTGACTAAGTATAAAAATTCAAATGTAAAAATCCAAAACATAGAAAACGATTCTCTTTACACTGATATTCTGACTGAAATTTTCGCGGCAACTTGGCAAGATGTTGTCTTGTTTAGATTTTTTAGGACAACAGGTTCTGTCGGCGAAATTTACATCAGAGAATTCCACGAGCACATGAGCGATGTAAATGCTGAGCGCGGATTTTGTGTTTCTGCAGGAATTTTTTCAGAAGAAAGCAAAAAGTATATTGAAGGCCGCCCAATCGATTTAATAGAAAAAACAGAACTTACAAAAATATTAAAGCAGATTTCAATTTAA
- a CDS encoding DNA translocase FtsK, giving the protein MTKKERIAATLTGIALYCVAALFSIGLFLGALDFGLSSGKNILFKMGEMLVSVYGICSILIPAFFFVAGSFCLSAKWSVQRAFILLISIVPFFTLVIAERTSQTIAAQDTSPIAFVKIFTLVAIALLLVALEYLLAVTAATYIEKAVERKISIDIKKIKINPKKIKTIIKSKLNFPKPKISVKVKKEETPEEEEEKIPEEELDFEIPPKKVRGVWSIDSEGNVKGKVSAPEEKHNETVQEEIQIPENEDSAEENEEDIIDLFEKSSMDLTEEISKAEQEELEENSEQIDYNIDFEEPEDFSEEQADEYFDIQDENEIEDSENFETENQADETELSEDDFEIKDETEEDSDENENQETENDFEIEDFSTEENFEEPEETQEISFENADCQENVPAENSNAETNEENSLYEKKSSPSNLESVFSKMEEDARIQVEKENITAQEKNSAPIAFTTTEDGNTKPIPLPPKKKNNGPYKISTDLLTAYDENKYWIIDEETEQAAKSLKDTLSEFKIDAEVTGIRKGPVVTMFELLPAPGVKLSRIVALSDNIALRLAASSVRIVAPIPGKRAVGIEVPNRNRAIVSFRECIEQQRNEWKKMAVPVVLGKDIQGETQIMDLVKTPHLLIAGSTGAGKSVCVNSMILSILYKRNPHEVKMILIDPKIVELKLYNGIPHLLTPVITEPKKAMQALQYCLCEMERRYAVLDSMGCRDIANYNRKIVEQHIATEKLPYLIVIIDEFADLMATTGKALEGVVARLAAMSRAVGIHLVLATQRPSVDVITGLIKANIPSRIAFMVAAKMDSRIIIDQVGAEKLLGKGDMLYASATDPFPVRIQGAFVSDQEVENVVEAVKAWGEPEYIDDEIFVDDEDDENADQLSLFGEGAEDPLYEKALDIVVQAGKASASYIQRRLSIGYNRAARLVEEMEERGIVGPANGSKPREIIHMP; this is encoded by the coding sequence ATGACAAAAAAAGAAAGAATTGCCGCAACTCTTACAGGAATTGCCTTGTATTGCGTGGCGGCTTTATTTTCTATAGGTCTTTTTCTTGGCGCGCTGGACTTCGGACTTTCCTCAGGAAAAAATATTCTTTTTAAAATGGGAGAAATGCTCGTTTCTGTTTATGGAATCTGCTCCATTTTAATTCCTGCGTTTTTCTTTGTGGCAGGCTCGTTTTGTTTAAGCGCAAAATGGTCAGTTCAAAGAGCTTTTATTCTTTTAATAAGCATTGTTCCATTTTTTACACTTGTAATCGCCGAGCGGACTTCCCAGACGATTGCAGCTCAAGACACAAGCCCGATTGCCTTTGTTAAAATTTTTACATTGGTTGCAATTGCGCTTCTTCTTGTTGCGCTTGAATATCTGCTTGCCGTAACCGCCGCAACTTACATTGAAAAAGCTGTGGAACGAAAAATTTCCATCGACATAAAAAAAATCAAGATTAATCCCAAAAAAATAAAAACAATTATCAAGAGCAAGCTGAATTTTCCAAAGCCAAAAATTTCCGTTAAAGTCAAAAAAGAAGAAACGCCGGAAGAGGAAGAGGAAAAAATTCCCGAGGAAGAACTTGATTTTGAAATTCCGCCAAAAAAAGTCCGTGGCGTCTGGTCAATCGATTCAGAAGGAAATGTAAAAGGCAAAGTTTCCGCGCCGGAAGAAAAACACAATGAAACTGTTCAGGAAGAAATTCAAATTCCTGAAAATGAAGATTCCGCTGAAGAAAATGAAGAAGACATAATCGATTTGTTTGAAAAAAGCTCAATGGATTTGACAGAAGAAATTTCAAAAGCCGAGCAGGAAGAACTTGAAGAAAATTCCGAGCAAATTGATTACAACATTGATTTTGAAGAGCCGGAAGATTTTTCAGAAGAGCAAGCCGACGAATATTTTGACATTCAAGATGAAAACGAGATTGAAGACTCAGAAAATTTTGAAACCGAAAATCAGGCTGATGAAACGGAACTTTCGGAAGACGACTTTGAAATAAAAGATGAAACCGAAGAAGATTCAGACGAAAATGAAAATCAAGAAACTGAAAACGATTTTGAAATAGAAGATTTCAGCACTGAAGAAAATTTTGAAGAGCCAGAAGAAACGCAAGAAATTTCTTTTGAAAATGCAGATTGCCAAGAAAATGTTCCAGCTGAAAATTCCAATGCTGAAACAAATGAAGAAAATTCTTTATATGAAAAAAAATCTTCGCCTTCAAATCTTGAAAGTGTTTTTTCAAAAATGGAAGAAGACGCTCGAATTCAGGTTGAAAAAGAAAATATTACGGCTCAAGAAAAAAATTCCGCGCCAATCGCATTTACAACAACAGAAGACGGAAACACAAAGCCAATTCCGCTTCCGCCGAAAAAGAAAAACAACGGCCCGTATAAAATTTCCACGGACCTGCTTACAGCTTATGACGAAAACAAATACTGGATTATCGATGAAGAAACCGAGCAAGCTGCAAAAAGCCTAAAAGACACTTTAAGTGAATTTAAAATCGATGCGGAAGTTACGGGAATAAGAAAAGGTCCTGTTGTAACAATGTTCGAACTTCTTCCAGCTCCGGGAGTAAAATTAAGCAGAATCGTTGCTCTTTCAGACAACATTGCATTGCGTCTTGCGGCAAGTTCAGTCCGCATTGTCGCTCCAATTCCAGGAAAACGCGCCGTCGGAATTGAAGTTCCAAACAGAAACCGCGCGATTGTTTCGTTCAGGGAATGCATTGAGCAGCAAAGAAATGAATGGAAAAAAATGGCAGTTCCTGTTGTGCTTGGAAAAGATATTCAAGGCGAAACTCAAATAATGGATCTTGTAAAAACTCCGCATCTTTTGATTGCCGGTTCAACTGGAGCCGGAAAATCGGTCTGCGTAAACAGCATGATTCTAAGCATTTTGTACAAACGGAATCCGCATGAAGTAAAGATGATTCTTATTGACCCGAAAATAGTCGAGCTGAAACTTTACAATGGAATTCCGCACCTTTTGACTCCAGTTATAACAGAACCAAAAAAAGCGATGCAGGCTCTTCAATATTGCCTTTGCGAAATGGAACGCCGCTACGCAGTTTTGGACAGCATGGGATGCCGCGACATAGCAAACTACAACCGGAAAATTGTTGAGCAGCACATAGCAACGGAAAAACTTCCGTACTTAATCGTAATAATCGATGAATTTGCGGACTTGATGGCAACAACTGGAAAAGCACTTGAAGGCGTTGTAGCTCGTCTTGCAGCAATGAGCCGTGCGGTTGGAATTCACCTTGTTCTTGCAACACAGCGTCCTTCCGTAGATGTAATTACAGGTCTCATAAAGGCAAATATTCCAAGCCGAATTGCATTCATGGTTGCCGCAAAAATGGACAGCCGAATAATTATCGACCAAGTTGGAGCAGAAAAACTTCTTGGAAAAGGCGATATGCTTTATGCCAGCGCAACAGATCCTTTCCCAGTAAGAATCCAAGGAGCATTTGTAAGCGATCAGGAAGTTGAAAATGTTGTTGAAGCCGTAAAAGCCTGGGGCGAGCCGGAATACATTGACGATGAAATTTTCGTTGATGATGAAGATGACGAAAACGCAGACCAGCTTTCTCTTTTTGGAGAAGGCGCAGAAGATCCTCTTTATGAAAAAGCTCTGGACATTGTAGTTCAAGCTGGAAAAGCAAGCGCAAGCTATATTCAGCGCAGACTGAGCATTGGGTATAACCGAGCAGCCCGGCTTGTAGAAGAAATGGAAGAGCGCGGAATTGTAGGACCTGCAAACGGCTCCAAACCACGCGAAATTATTCATATGCCATAA
- a CDS encoding imidazoleglycerol-phosphate dehydratase, with translation MERTASIKRITGETQIELSLNLDGTGKCSVKNPIGFFGHMLNSFCKHGLFDLSGELKGDLEVDQHHLIEDTGIVLGQCFASALGNCAGIYRSGFSIYPMDESLLQAAVDFGGRPFCVVNAALSNIPLVSIGQDEKSSSFQTDCFEDFWQGFVNGAKCNLHLDTIRGRSDHHKIEGLFKAAARAIRQAVEIDSRRNGEIPSTKGLI, from the coding sequence ATGGAAAGAACTGCAAGCATAAAACGCATAACTGGCGAAACACAAATAGAACTTTCTTTAAATCTTGACGGAACTGGAAAATGCTCTGTAAAAAATCCAATAGGTTTTTTTGGTCACATGCTGAATTCTTTTTGCAAGCATGGACTTTTTGATTTGAGCGGAGAATTAAAAGGCGATTTGGAAGTTGACCAGCATCATCTTATAGAAGACACAGGAATTGTTCTTGGACAATGCTTTGCTTCTGCTTTGGGAAACTGCGCAGGAATTTATAGAAGCGGATTTTCAATTTATCCTATGGATGAAAGTCTTTTGCAGGCTGCTGTCGATTTTGGCGGACGTCCGTTTTGCGTTGTAAACGCGGCTCTTTCTAATATTCCGCTTGTTTCAATTGGACAGGACGAAAAATCTTCTTCGTTTCAAACTGATTGCTTTGAGGATTTTTGGCAGGGATTTGTAAACGGTGCAAAGTGCAATTTGCATCTTGATACAATCCGCGGAAGAAGCGATCATCATAAAATCGAAGGACTTTTTAAAGCAGCAGCCCGGGCAATTCGTCAGGCAGTGGAAATTGATTCAAGACGCAACGGAGAAATTCCAAGCACAAAAGGACTAATTTAG
- a CDS encoding glycosyl hydrolase family 18 protein → MKKIITFIALTIFAICAFSQNKIKFNETWSYVLTGYENEFSADLPITDLCYFSAEINEYGEIPSIPNRKTIPPEFNGRVHLVAICESRSLSHFVIDPKYKVSKKIIKTLAEATKNFDGLQIDFELVPKRDAENFKAFLKKLKKAIGKDKMLSVCVPARTKSIQDDVYDYTELASCADRIFIMAYDQHWAKSTPGPVSGMDWCKKIADYALNSIPSEKIIMGLPFYGRSWAEPNFSKAWYNSGINRILGENSALEEVQRTEGIPHFEFKTEITVKGWFDDKESLAARCLMLSEKNIPNAGFWRIGQEDKEFWQILSVQD, encoded by the coding sequence ATGAAAAAGATTATAACATTTATCGCATTGACAATTTTTGCAATTTGTGCATTTTCTCAAAATAAAATCAAATTCAATGAAACTTGGAGCTACGTTCTTACAGGATATGAAAATGAATTTTCCGCGGACTTGCCGATAACTGACCTTTGCTACTTTAGCGCAGAAATAAATGAGTACGGAGAAATTCCTTCAATCCCAAACAGGAAAACAATTCCGCCTGAATTCAATGGAAGAGTCCATCTTGTTGCAATTTGTGAAAGCCGTTCACTAAGCCACTTTGTAATCGACCCGAAATACAAAGTTTCGAAAAAAATAATTAAAACTCTGGCAGAAGCAACAAAAAATTTCGATGGCCTTCAAATTGACTTCGAGCTTGTTCCAAAACGCGATGCTGAAAATTTTAAGGCTTTTCTTAAAAAACTGAAAAAAGCAATCGGCAAAGACAAAATGCTTTCCGTATGTGTTCCTGCAAGAACAAAGTCAATTCAAGATGATGTCTATGATTACACAGAACTTGCATCTTGCGCAGACAGAATTTTTATAATGGCTTACGACCAGCACTGGGCAAAAAGTACGCCAGGACCTGTTTCCGGAATGGACTGGTGTAAAAAAATTGCGGATTACGCTTTAAATTCAATTCCTTCTGAAAAAATAATAATGGGCTTACCTTTTTACGGAAGAAGCTGGGCAGAACCAAATTTTTCCAAAGCCTGGTATAACAGCGGAATCAACAGAATCCTTGGCGAAAATTCTGCATTGGAAGAAGTTCAAAGAACCGAAGGAATTCCGCATTTTGAATTCAAAACAGAAATCACAGTAAAAGGCTGGTTCGATGACAAGGAATCTTTAGCAGCAAGATGCCTTATGCTTTCCGAAAAAAACATTCCAAACGCCGGCTTCTGGAGAATTGGTCAGGAAGACAAAGAGTTCTGGCAAATTCTTTCTGTTCAGGATTAA
- a CDS encoding MetQ/NlpA family ABC transporter substrate-binding protein — MKKILTLTAAIFAAALLSAQAKLKVGATPVPHAEMLNLVKDDLKAQGVDIQVIEMTDYVILNDALESGELDANFDQHIPYMESTNKEKGYHLVNAGGIHIEPIALYSKKVSKLSDLKKKATIAIPNDPTNGGRALLLLQAAGLIELKKDAGITATTLDIAKNPLKLKFKELDAASIPRTLNDVDAAVINGNYAIPAGLSATKDGLFVEGKDSPYVNIIVVKDGNQNDPRVKALVKALQSDKIKNYISEKFKDGEVVAAF; from the coding sequence ATGAAAAAAATATTAACATTGACTGCGGCAATTTTTGCAGCCGCTCTTTTGTCCGCACAGGCAAAACTAAAAGTTGGAGCAACTCCTGTTCCTCATGCAGAAATGCTCAATCTTGTAAAGGACGATTTAAAAGCTCAAGGCGTTGACATTCAGGTTATTGAAATGACAGATTATGTTATTCTTAACGATGCCCTTGAAAGCGGCGAGCTTGACGCAAACTTTGACCAGCACATTCCTTACATGGAATCCACAAACAAGGAAAAAGGCTATCATCTTGTAAATGCAGGCGGAATCCACATTGAGCCAATCGCCCTTTATTCAAAAAAAGTTTCAAAGCTTTCTGACTTGAAGAAAAAGGCGACAATTGCAATTCCAAACGATCCTACAAACGGAGGACGCGCGCTTTTGCTTCTTCAGGCGGCAGGACTTATTGAACTTAAAAAAGATGCAGGAATCACAGCGACAACGCTCGACATTGCAAAAAATCCGCTTAAGCTTAAATTCAAAGAGCTTGACGCAGCTTCAATTCCACGCACTTTGAACGATGTTGATGCAGCTGTTATCAACGGAAACTACGCAATTCCAGCAGGACTTTCTGCAACAAAAGACGGACTTTTTGTAGAAGGAAAAGATTCGCCTTATGTTAACATTATTGTTGTAAAGGACGGAAACCAGAACGACCCTCGCGTAAAAGCGCTTGTAAAGGCATTGCAGAGCGACAAAATCAAGAATTACATTTCTGAAAAATTCAAAGATGGCGAAGTTGTAGCCGCATTCTAA
- a CDS encoding Lrp/AsnC family transcriptional regulator: MDSTEEILNLLRDNARISVEDISAMTKKSVEEVKSIIQQLENDGVIMKYAAIINPEKDSKAKEKVCAEIEIQVTPEREHGFDGIADRIYRFPQVKSLYLMSGGYDLKVIIEGETLQEVALFVARKLSTLQGVRSTKTHFILKTYKENDIVYIEENSDSREGAMA, from the coding sequence ATGGACAGCACAGAAGAAATTTTAAATTTGCTGCGTGACAATGCGCGTATTTCTGTAGAAGATATTTCCGCGATGACAAAAAAATCAGTTGAAGAAGTCAAGTCAATTATCCAGCAACTTGAAAATGACGGCGTTATTATGAAATATGCCGCAATTATAAATCCTGAAAAAGATTCCAAGGCAAAAGAAAAAGTCTGCGCGGAAATTGAAATTCAAGTTACACCAGAACGCGAGCATGGATTTGATGGAATTGCTGACAGGATTTACAGGTTTCCGCAGGTAAAATCTCTTTATCTTATGAGCGGCGGCTACGATTTAAAAGTAATAATTGAAGGCGAAACTTTGCAGGAAGTGGCGCTTTTTGTTGCAAGAAAACTTTCTACGCTTCAAGGTGTGCGCTCAACAAAAACCCATTTTATTTTAAAGACTTACAAAGAAAATGATATTGTTTATATAGAAGAAAATTCCGACAGCCGGGAAGGAGCAATGGCTTAA
- the hisG gene encoding ATP phosphoribosyltransferase, protein MEKLKILLAKGRIYESVYELLSDVGISLKLPDRTYFPITNQKDLAFQVVKPQIASVLLAANKADIAFSGKDWVFENGVEDSLVEIMDLGFDPVRVVAAIPEDFDYEELAKKNVTIATEYQNLSKKWVEAKKINGTIFRTWGTSEGFVQNTEDSIAQILIDNTSTGSSLKANRLKIVDTLMESSTRMYASKEAMADQEKKQKILELKMLFSAVLDARDRVMLEMNVSKEKFDTLVKAIPSMRSPTVSPLFGDSGYAVKTAVKKSEVPVLLPKLKEFGATDILEYELRKVMS, encoded by the coding sequence ATGGAAAAATTAAAAATTTTATTGGCAAAAGGAAGAATTTACGAATCTGTATACGAGCTTTTGAGCGATGTTGGAATTTCTTTAAAGCTTCCAGACAGAACATATTTTCCTATAACAAATCAGAAAGACCTTGCGTTTCAAGTTGTAAAACCTCAGATTGCGAGCGTTCTTCTTGCGGCAAACAAGGCGGATATTGCTTTTTCCGGGAAAGACTGGGTTTTTGAAAATGGCGTTGAAGATTCGCTTGTTGAAATAATGGATTTGGGATTTGATCCAGTCCGTGTTGTCGCTGCGATTCCGGAAGATTTTGACTATGAAGAGCTTGCAAAGAAAAATGTTACAATTGCAACTGAATATCAGAATTTAAGCAAAAAATGGGTTGAAGCAAAAAAAATCAACGGAACAATTTTCCGCACTTGGGGAACGAGTGAAGGTTTTGTTCAGAATACAGAAGATTCAATTGCGCAAATTCTTATTGACAACACAAGCACAGGCTCTTCTTTAAAGGCGAACCGTCTAAAAATCGTGGACACTCTCATGGAAAGTTCTACAAGAATGTACGCGTCAAAAGAAGCGATGGCTGATCAAGAAAAAAAACAGAAGATTCTTGAGCTTAAAATGCTTTTTTCTGCTGTTCTTGATGCGCGCGACCGTGTAATGCTTGAGATGAATGTTTCCAAGGAAAAATTTGACACGCTCGTAAAGGCAATTCCGTCTATGAGAAGCCCGACTGTAAGTCCGCTTTTTGGAGATTCAGGATACGCTGTAAAAACTGCGGTTAAAAAAAGTGAAGTTCCGGTTCTTCTTCCAAAGCTCAAAGAATTTGGAGCCACAGACATTTTGGAATATGAACTTAGAAAAGTCATGTCATAA
- a CDS encoding aminotransferase class I/II-fold pyridoxal phosphate-dependent enzyme, giving the protein MNTREDKFSSSMVQTPPSGIRKFFEMLIGHDDVISLSVGEPDFPTPWCIREEAFYHLEKGHTSYTSNWGLLELREEISKYMQKYNMHYNPQKEILITVGASEGVDASLRAILNPGDEIIVCQPCYVNYVPLARLCEVNVVPVDTSVNGFYPTAQQIENALTPKTKAVMICSPNNPTGTMIPKEELEKIAEIVKKHQLWVISDEIYCELAYDEAEHVSIGSFPGMKDYTIILNGFSKSFAMTGWRIGYIAAPAELLAQIVKLHGYNTICAPIFSQYAATEGLRNGWSEVEKMRVSYQQRRNLMYKAFCDMGLPVPEPSGAFYMFPDISSTGLSSEDFATKLFQKHNVAVVPGSVFGAGGEGHIRCCYATAIDKIKVALDRIADFVQECRKN; this is encoded by the coding sequence ATGAATACAAGAGAAGATAAATTCAGTTCGTCAATGGTGCAGACTCCACCAAGCGGAATCCGAAAATTTTTTGAAATGCTGATTGGGCATGACGATGTAATTTCGCTTTCTGTTGGAGAACCTGATTTTCCAACTCCTTGGTGCATTCGTGAGGAAGCTTTTTATCATCTTGAAAAAGGACATACAAGCTATACTTCAAACTGGGGCTTGCTTGAGCTGCGTGAAGAAATTTCAAAATATATGCAAAAATACAATATGCATTATAATCCGCAGAAAGAAATTCTTATAACGGTTGGAGCAAGTGAAGGCGTTGATGCTTCTTTGCGTGCAATTCTTAATCCCGGAGATGAAATTATTGTATGCCAGCCTTGCTATGTAAATTATGTTCCTTTGGCGCGTCTTTGCGAAGTCAATGTTGTTCCTGTTGATACAAGCGTAAATGGATTTTATCCGACTGCACAGCAAATTGAAAATGCACTTACTCCAAAAACAAAAGCTGTTATGATTTGTTCTCCAAACAATCCGACTGGAACAATGATTCCAAAAGAGGAACTTGAAAAAATTGCGGAAATTGTAAAAAAACATCAGCTTTGGGTTATAAGCGATGAAATTTACTGCGAGCTTGCTTATGATGAAGCGGAACATGTTTCAATTGGCTCTTTCCCCGGAATGAAAGATTACACGATTATTCTTAACGGATTTTCAAAATCTTTTGCAATGACAGGCTGGCGAATTGGATATATTGCGGCTCCTGCTGAACTTCTTGCTCAGATTGTAAAGCTTCATGGATACAATACAATTTGCGCGCCAATTTTCAGTCAGTATGCGGCTACGGAAGGTTTGCGCAACGGCTGGTCTGAAGTTGAAAAAATGCGTGTAAGCTATCAGCAGCGAAGAAATTTGATGTACAAGGCATTTTGTGATATGGGACTTCCTGTTCCAGAGCCTTCCGGAGCTTTTTATATGTTCCCGGACATTTCTTCAACAGGGCTTTCAAGCGAAGACTTTGCCACAAAGCTTTTTCAAAAGCATAATGTTGCTGTTGTTCCAGGAAGCGTTTTTGGAGCCGGCGGAGAAGGACACATAAGATGCTGTTATGCAACTGCTATTGATAAAATAAAAGTTGCCTTGGATAGAATTGCAGATTTTGTTCAGGAATGCCGAAAAAATTAA
- the rpiA gene encoding ribose-5-phosphate isomerase RpiA — translation MCISKDEQKILAATTAVDSLIKEGKIFSGMKIGLGTGSTAMPAVKRLAQRIEDGTLKDIKAVATSFQTTLACEELGIPVYTLNDKVINGTLDLAIDGADEIDPDNNLIKGGGAALLREKIIAYNSAKFAIVADSSKDVKSLGTGFALPVEIIAEARVPVIKALEKLGAECVLREGVKKAGPVITDNGNLILDCKWKSPVNPQEMEEKIDGIIGVVECGFFTKIKPEVFIAKPDGTVERR, via the coding sequence ATGTGTATTTCTAAAGACGAACAAAAAATTTTAGCTGCAACAACCGCAGTTGATTCTTTAATCAAAGAAGGGAAAATTTTCAGCGGAATGAAAATCGGACTTGGAACCGGCTCTACTGCAATGCCGGCTGTAAAAAGACTCGCACAGAGAATTGAAGACGGAACTTTAAAAGACATAAAGGCCGTTGCAACAAGTTTTCAGACTACATTGGCTTGTGAAGAACTTGGAATTCCAGTTTACACATTGAACGACAAAGTAATTAACGGAACTCTTGACCTTGCAATTGACGGCGCGGACGAAATTGATCCTGACAACAATCTTATAAAAGGCGGCGGCGCGGCATTGCTCCGTGAAAAAATCATTGCTTATAATTCAGCAAAGTTCGCAATTGTTGCAGATTCCTCAAAAGATGTAAAAAGCCTTGGAACTGGTTTTGCTCTTCCTGTTGAAATTATAGCTGAAGCTCGTGTTCCCGTAATCAAAGCTTTGGAAAAACTTGGCGCGGAATGTGTGCTGCGTGAAGGCGTAAAAAAAGCCGGACCTGTAATCACAGACAACGGAAATCTTATCTTGGACTGCAAATGGAAGTCTCCAGTCAATCCGCAGGAAATGGAAGAAAAAATCGACGGAATAATCGGCGTTGTTGAATGCGGATTTTTTACAAAGATAAAGCCAGAAGTTTTTATTGCAAAACCCGACGGAACTGTTGAGCGCCGCTAG